GATAATGAAATGGTAGATTTTATTAAGGGTACTCATATTTCTCATGATGTGTATAAGGATATTCAATTCATTCGTGATAAAAAGACTTGCTTTTATGAGGTTATTTGTACTAAGCATGATAATTCACAGTGTTTTGTTTATATAGGTTATGATGGAACTACTGCTCGTCGTACGTATAATCGTATTATAGCATCTGCTGAAGACAGTAAATGAGTAAGTATCCTTTTGTTTTATTTTTTTAAAAACACGTAAATATTTTTTTTATACTTTTTTTTTGATTTTATTTTTTTTTTAAAAAGAGAATTTGATGGGAGTTTATTTTTTTTTAGTATAGTTGTGTGTATTTTTGAAGATAATTTTGGTAATGTTTATCAAGTAGTCTATGTAGTGACATGATTTCTGGATTTGTTGCAGCTTTTTGTTCTGTTAGATTTCGTAGTGTTTTATTTTTTATATTTTCTTGTATTTCTTTTATTGTGAATTTTAGTTGTTTTATGTTTTCTTGTTCTATATTGTCTGTTATATTGTATTTTTCTTGTGGGTATATGTTTGTATTTGTCATTATGTTATTATTTTTTGCTTCATATATTGCTCTACTTGTATCAAATAGGTCTATTCCAAGGTATGTTAGTATTGGTAGGATTTGTGTTGTAGCAAAGGGGAAATATAGTGTTGTGTTTGGGTTTATATTTTCTCTTGTTTGAATTATTATACTTAGTAGGTCTTGTGGATTTCTTTGTAGTTCATCTGTGTTTGCAAACATGAGTGTGGTGTAGCCTAGTTGTTCTAGTTTTTGTGCACATTCTATTCTAAGGTCTGTGTATTGTGCTCCTTGTATTACTGCTATTTTTTTTTGTTTTTTTCTTCTTGTGCAAGGTTTATTGTTTGTTGAGTGTATTCTTGTGCTATTTCTTTTTGTATTTTGAATGGTGTTGCAATGTTTTTTACTATTTCTATTTCTTTATAGTCTATTACTGTAGGGGTTATTCTTTCTTTCCATTGGCCAAGTCGTGCTGGTCCATCATGTGAGTTTATTTTTAACATTTTTTTTATTTATCTCCCATTCTGTTTTTATTTTTTATTTATGTTTTTTGTGATATTTTATTTTTTTTACTACTTTTTGATAGAATGTGTTACCTTTTAGGTTACACTTTCTTATTTTTTTGATACCTTTATATACTAATTTCAATTAAACTATTAATAGAAATTTATTAGTGTTCAGTTTGTAAATTTCTACAAGTTAACTATTAAAAATTTAATCTAATAAAAAAAAGAAATTGATGAATTAGGTGCATTGATTTCTTTAATCATCTAAATATTTTATTTTTGGATGTAAAATATTAAATTCAAGCAATAAATTTTTATTGTGTATTTTTATCAAATGGAGTGAAAAAATGACATTATTAAACGAAAGTGAATACTTAATTACTGAAAAAGATATAGATCCTTCATTTAAAGAAGAAATAATGGCAAATGGATCTGAAAGTTTAGCAATTTGTTACCAATGTGGTACTTGCTCAGGTGCATGTCCTTCAGGAAGAAGAACTCCTTACATGGTCAGAAGATTAGTAAGAAAAGCATTAGTTGGAATGAAAAATGATGTAATTTCAGACGATGCAATTTGGATGTGTACAACCTGTTACGAATGTCAAGAAAGATGTCCTCGTGATATTAAAATAGTTGAAATCGTTAAAGCTATCAGAAATGTAGCAGCACATGAAGGTTACATGGCAACAGCACACAAAAAAACCGGTTCCTTCGTAGCAAAAACTGGTCACGGTGTACCTATCAACGATGCAACAAAAGCATTAAGAAAAGAAATTGGTCTTGATGAAATTCCTGCAACAACTCACAAATACCCAGAAGCATTAGAAGAAGTACAAACTTTAGTTAAAGCAACTGGATTTGATGAATTAATCGGATACGACTGGACCACAGGCGACATAAAAGAATAATTTTTGATAGATTTAATAAGGAGGATAAAATCATGGCATATGCTTACTTTTTAGGATGTATAATGAACAACAGATACCCTGGAATTGAAAAATCCACCAGAGTATTAATGGACAAATTAGGTGTAGAATTAGCAGATATGGAAGGAGCTTCCTGTTGTCCTGCACCAGGTGTATTCGGATCATTTGATAAAGAAACCTGGGCAACTATTGCAGCAAGAAACTTAACCATTGCAGAAGATATGGGATCAGACATCTTAACAGAATGTAACGGATGTTTCGGTTCACTTCACGAAGCTAACTCATTATTAAAAGAAGATGAAGAATTCAAAGGAAAAGTAAATGGATCATTATCTGAAATTAACCGTGAATTCAAAGGTACATCTAATGTAAGACACTTCGCAGAAGTATTATACAATGATGTAGGATTAGAAAAACTTACCGAAGTAATGGAAAAAGACTTAAACTTAAACGTTGCTGTACACTACGGTTGTCACTTCTTAAAACCTAGTGATGAAATAGGTATAGACAATCCTAAAAACCCTAAAATATTAGATGAACTTGTAGAAATTACTGGAGCAAAATCTGTACCATACACAGATAAAATGATGTGTTGTGGAGCAGGTGGAGGTCTCAGAGCAAGAGATAAAGCAGTAACAACCAGTTTCACTCATGAAAAACTTGAAAACATGAAAGCAGCTGGAGTAGACGCTATTGTAGATGTATGTCCTTTCTGTCACATGCAATTTGATGTAGGACAAACAGAAGTAAACGAACAATACGACACTGACTTTGCAATACCAGTATTACACTTAGCTCAATTATACGGATTAGCAATGGGATTATCACCAGAAGAATGTACTCTTGATAAACAAGTTGTTGACCCAACAGAGTTAGTTGAAAAAATGAACACACCTAAAGATGCAGAATAAGTGTTCACTCAAATAATATAACCCCTCCGGGTTATATTACTCATCACCACCCCATTTAAAATTATTTTTCTATAGCTTATTTTATTAATAAAAAACTTACATGTATTCATAGTTAATTCTATAAAAATCAATACATTTATTAAACTAAAAATAACAACATAAAAATATAGATGAAAAGTTTAAACATAAAAAAATAAATAAATACTAAAATTAATTGATTAATATAATAGGAGTAATTTAAAATGCAAAAATTTATTGTTGAATTAATAGGTGTTTTCACCAAAAAAGACTTACCTGAAGATTATGAAAAATTTGTAGAATACAAAGCAACAATAGACAATAAAAATGTTGAAACCACAACACCAATAGCTATTTTAAAAATAAAAGACACAACAAGTTATCATGTTTTATTCTTAGATGAATATGAATCAATGGATCAAATTGATGAAGAAATATCTAACTCTCTTGATGGTCAGATATATAATTTTACAATAAGAAATATACTTAAAGGACATATTGAATCAGAAGAAGGTAACTAAGCATGAGTAACGATGTTAAAGAACCATTATATTTAAGATGGTCTGTTCTTGATCATTTACTTAAAACATTAAATAAGAAGTATGGTGACATCCCAAAAGAAATAATCAAAGACCTTCAATATGCAAGAGCTTTAACAAATTTTTACACTGAAGATCCTTCAGAACCTGATAGAGCAAAAGAATTAGGACGTATAGATTCACTATTAAATACGGTTGAAAGAAATCTCATGTCATTAGCTCAAGTTGAAGGTGAAGAATTTGTAAAAGAATGGGAGGAAAAATTATTAGATGCATCTAAAGGAAAAGAAGTATTTAAATCAGTACCTATACAATCTAAATTTATTGCAGGAATGCCTGCAAATTTTGACTTTGTAAGATTTAATTTCAGACAACCAATAGCTGAAGAAAGATTTATTGAAATATGTGAATATGAAAATGTTATCATTGAATTTGATGATAATGATAAATCAGTATTTATCTTTGGTGAAAAACCTAATATAACTAGTGCATTAAAAGAAATGGGTCCTTTCTTCAGTGAACAGATTTAAATTTAAATTATTATATTTTACTTCCTTTTTACTTTTTTTTATTTTTTAATTCTTTTTTCATAAGTTTAACACTTTTTTTATACTAAAATAATATTAATATTAAGTTAGATATTTAATTATGATAATTAATTTATATTAAAGGAGAGTTTTATTGCAATGAAAATATTAACAATAACTGATATTCACAGTGCTCCTGATAAGATATTTAGTTTTTTAGATGAGAACTCTGTTGATGAAATTATAATAACAGGGGATGTTACAGAGTTTGGTCCTGAAGATTATTTTGTTGAAACACTTAATAAATTTGGGGAATATGCTCCAGTTCATGCATTATTTGGAAATTGTGATCCTGAAAATGCAAATGAATTACTTGATAAATCTAACATAATTAATATACATGATACTACTTCAAATATTGGAGATATACAACTAGTTGGTTTTGGTGGATCAAACATAACACCATTTGATACTCCTAATGAATATGATGATGAAATATTATATAAAGAATTAATTAAATTTAAAGATAATTTACTTTCAGATTCTTATACAATTTTAGTAACACATGCACCACCACTAAACACAAAAACAGATAAAATAGAATCTGGTGCACATGTAGGTAGTGAAGGAATAAGAAAAATTATTGAAGAAACACAACCAACAATCAATGTATGTGGACATGTACATGAATCAATAGGACAAGATATGATAGGAAATACAGTAATAGTAAATCCTGGAGATGCAGCAAATGGACATGCATGTATCATAGAATTATCTGATGAAGATATTAAAAATAAAAAAGTCAACCTAGAAATATTTACAATAGAATGAGGTTATAATATGGCAAAGTTTAGAGAAGAAGACACATGGATATTTAATCCAGAAAAAGAATGTATGACTCGTGATGAGTTTAAAGAATTACAACTAAGAAGACTAAAACGTGTAGTAAAATATGCATATGAAAATGTACCATTTTACAAAGACTTATATGATAAACATGGAGTTTCACCAGATGATATCCAAACACTAGATGATATCCAAAAACTACCCTTTATCACAAAAGATGATTTAAGAAAAACATATCCCTTTGACTTACAAGCAGCACCAAAAGAAGACTGGGTGGAAGTACATTCAACAAGTGGTACAACAGGAATTCCAACAGTAGCAGCTTACACACAAAAAGACCTAGATATATGGGCAGAATCTACAGCACGTGGACTTGCAAGTGTAGGAGTACAAAAAGACAGTATAGTAAATGTAGCATATGGATTTGGATTATTTACAGGTGGACATGGAGCACAATATGGAGCACAAAAAATAGGTGCATTAGCAGTACCAATGTCTTCTGGAAATACAAAAAAACAAATGAACTTCTTAATGGATTTCCCTGCAGATTTTCTTTGTTGTACACCATCATATGCATTATATCTAGCTGAATCCTTTGAAAAAGAAGGACTTGACCCAAAATCAATCCCTCTAAAAGGTGGATTATATGGTGCTGAAATGTGGACTGAAGAAATTCGTCAAAAACTAGAATCAAAATTTGACATATCTGCACAAAACATTTATGGATTAACAGAAGTAATAGGTCCAGGAGTATCAACAGAATGTCATATAAAAGAAGGTATGCATATAGCAGAAGACCACTTCTATCCAGAAATAATTGATCCTGAAACTCTAGAAGTATTACCTGAAGGTGAAGAAGGAGAAATTGTATTCACAACACTTACAAAAACAGGAATGCCTGTAATAAGATACAGAACAAAAGATATAACTTCATTAAATTATCATAAATGTGATTGTGGAAGAACAACCGTTAGAATGAGTAGAATTACTGGACGTAGTGATGATATGCTTAAAGTAAAAGGAGTAATAGTATTCCCTAAACAAATTGAGGAAGTTATCATGAAAATTGATGAATTATCCGCAGCATATCAAATTATTGTATCAAGACCTGGAACACTTGATGAAATAGAAGTACAAGTAGAAATAGATCAAGCAAACTTCTCTGATTCAATGACTGACCTTGAAGGATTCAGAGCAAAAATAGCACGAAATATCAAAGATGCAATTGGTATAGGTGTAAAAGTAACTCTTGCAGAACCATACTCTATTCCTAGAAGTGAAGGTAAAGCTAAAAGAGTTATAGATAAAAGAGATTTTAGTTAAAAATAATAAATAGGAGATTTTTTCATGGCAATAAAACAAGTATCAGTATTTTTAGAAAATAAAACTGGAAGATTATGGAAAGCACTTAACACATTAAAAGCTCAAGATATTGATATAAGAGCATTATCAATAGCAGATACATCTGACTTTGGAATATTAAGGATGATTGTATCAAATCCAGATAAAGCTAAAAGTTCTCTTGAAGATGAAAAATTTGCAGTAAGTTTAGCAGATGTACTTGCAATAGAAGTAGAAGATCAACCAGGAGGACTAGAAGCAGCATTAGATTTATTAAATAATAATGGAATTAATGTTGAATATATCTATGCATTTGTAGAAAAGAAAACACAAAAAGCATTAGTTGTTTTAAGAACTGAAGATAATGATAATGCAGTATCTCTTTTAGAGGATAATGGATTTTCATTACTTAATCAAGATGAAGCATATACATTATAATGTATTATGCTTCTATTATTTTT
The sequence above is drawn from the Methanosphaera sp. WGK6 genome and encodes:
- the hdrB gene encoding CoB--CoM heterodisulfide reductase subunit B — encoded protein: MAYAYFLGCIMNNRYPGIEKSTRVLMDKLGVELADMEGASCCPAPGVFGSFDKETWATIAARNLTIAEDMGSDILTECNGCFGSLHEANSLLKEDEEFKGKVNGSLSEINREFKGTSNVRHFAEVLYNDVGLEKLTEVMEKDLNLNVAVHYGCHFLKPSDEIGIDNPKNPKILDELVEITGAKSVPYTDKMMCCGAGGGLRARDKAVTTSFTHEKLENMKAAGVDAIVDVCPFCHMQFDVGQTEVNEQYDTDFAIPVLHLAQLYGLAMGLSPEECTLDKQVVDPTELVEKMNTPKDAE
- a CDS encoding DUF749 family protein, which codes for MQKFIVELIGVFTKKDLPEDYEKFVEYKATIDNKNVETTTPIAILKIKDTTSYHVLFLDEYESMDQIDEEISNSLDGQIYNFTIRNILKGHIESEEGN
- a CDS encoding DUF2096 domain-containing protein encodes the protein MSNDVKEPLYLRWSVLDHLLKTLNKKYGDIPKEIIKDLQYARALTNFYTEDPSEPDRAKELGRIDSLLNTVERNLMSLAQVEGEEFVKEWEEKLLDASKGKEVFKSVPIQSKFIAGMPANFDFVRFNFRQPIAEERFIEICEYENVIIEFDDNDKSVFIFGEKPNITSALKEMGPFFSEQI
- a CDS encoding metallophosphoesterase gives rise to the protein MKILTITDIHSAPDKIFSFLDENSVDEIIITGDVTEFGPEDYFVETLNKFGEYAPVHALFGNCDPENANELLDKSNIINIHDTTSNIGDIQLVGFGGSNITPFDTPNEYDDEILYKELIKFKDNLLSDSYTILVTHAPPLNTKTDKIESGAHVGSEGIRKIIEETQPTINVCGHVHESIGQDMIGNTVIVNPGDAANGHACIIELSDEDIKNKKVNLEIFTIE
- a CDS encoding phenylacetate--CoA ligase family protein gives rise to the protein MAKFREEDTWIFNPEKECMTRDEFKELQLRRLKRVVKYAYENVPFYKDLYDKHGVSPDDIQTLDDIQKLPFITKDDLRKTYPFDLQAAPKEDWVEVHSTSGTTGIPTVAAYTQKDLDIWAESTARGLASVGVQKDSIVNVAYGFGLFTGGHGAQYGAQKIGALAVPMSSGNTKKQMNFLMDFPADFLCCTPSYALYLAESFEKEGLDPKSIPLKGGLYGAEMWTEEIRQKLESKFDISAQNIYGLTEVIGPGVSTECHIKEGMHIAEDHFYPEIIDPETLEVLPEGEEGEIVFTTLTKTGMPVIRYRTKDITSLNYHKCDCGRTTVRMSRITGRSDDMLKVKGVIVFPKQIEEVIMKIDELSAAYQIIVSRPGTLDEIEVQVEIDQANFSDSMTDLEGFRAKIARNIKDAIGIGVKVTLAEPYSIPRSEGKAKRVIDKRDFS
- a CDS encoding acetolactate synthase, encoding MAIKQVSVFLENKTGRLWKALNTLKAQDIDIRALSIADTSDFGILRMIVSNPDKAKSSLEDEKFAVSLADVLAIEVEDQPGGLEAALDLLNNNGINVEYIYAFVEKKTQKALVVLRTEDNDNAVSLLEDNGFSLLNQDEAYTL